The proteins below come from a single Amphiura filiformis chromosome 15, Afil_fr2py, whole genome shotgun sequence genomic window:
- the LOC140171490 gene encoding sphingomyelin synthase-related protein 1-like: protein MADVEKWSTNDVSEWLQQNGFSKYCDLFCEEHDIDGQVLLLLTEADLRNPPLSLSVLGDIKRLMIKISQLRLDNGVDVDGNELFPAYQNMLMRSRHQSSFGSRQGSRRSSQRRASSFNGNLQTRNGQTVHFIQEKRKTFLSFIYVFLVFLLTAFTMVVVHDRVPDMERYPPLPDIFLDNLPYIHWAFQAAELCAIILATLFSIILILHKHRYIVLRRLFALCGSVFLLRCITMFVTSLSVPGVHLQCAGKVYGDTLTKMKRALEIWLGFGMSLTGVHTCGDYMFSGHTIMITMFNFFITEYSPRKFYLVHTLTWVLNLFGIFFILAGHEHYSIDVIIAFYITSRMFLYYHTLANNRALSQEDKRTSVWFPMFSYFEANVDGIVPNVYEWPCRYPAFLREWFESEKEAID from the exons ATGGCAGATGTTGAGAAGTGGAGCACAAATGATGTCTCAGAATGGCTTCAACAGAATGGCTTCAGCAAGTATTGTGACCTCTTCTGCGAGGAACATGACATTGATGGACAAGTCCTGCTTCTCCTTACAGAAGCTGATCTTCGTAATCCTCCTTTATCCCTCTCTGTTCTTGGAGACATCAAACGTCTGATGATCAAGATATCTCAATTAAGACTTGACAATGGCGTTGATGTTGATGGTAATGAATTGTTTCCTGCTTATCAAAATATGCTGATGCGAAGCAGACATCAGTCATCCTTTGGAAGTCGCCAAGGTAGCAGGCGTTCATCACAGCGCAGAGCTTCGTCTTTCAATGGAAATCTACAAACTAGAAATGGTCAGACAGTGCATTTTATACAAGAGAAGAGAAAGACATTTTTAAGTTTCATATATGTTTTTCTGGTGTTTCTATTGACTGCATTTACAATGGTAGTTGTGCATGATAGGGTACCGGACATGGAAAG GTATCCTCCTCTACCAGATATCTTCCTGGATAATCTTCCATACATCCATTGGGCCTTCCAAGCAGCTGAATTATGTGCAATTATTTTAGCTACACTATTCTCAATCATCTTGATTCTTCACAAACACAG GTATATTGTCCTGCGTCGACTCTTTGCTCTGTGCGGGTCTGTTTTTCTGTTAAGATGTATAACAATGTTTGTGACTTCACTCTCTGTGCCTGGTGTACATCTACAATGTGCTGGCAAG GTATATGGAGATACTTTGACCAAAATGAAGCGTGCCTTAGAGATTTGGTTAGGCTTTGGAATGAGTCTAACAGGTGTCCATACCTGCGGTGATTACATGTTTAGTGGACATACCataatgattacaatgttcaactTCTTCATCACAGAAT ATTCCCCCAGGAAGTTCTACCTAGTCCACACCCTCACATGGGTTCTCAACCTCTTTGGTATCTTCTTCATCCTTGCTGGACATGAGCATTACTCCATTGATGTCATCATAGCCTTCTACATCACATCCAGGATGTTCCTCTACTACCACACATTGGCTAACAACAGAGCACTGAGTCAGGAGGACAAGAGGACAAGTGTATGGTTTCCaatgttttcatattttgaagcTAATGTTGATGGTATTGTACCAAATGTATATGAATGGCCATGTAGGTATCCAGCGTTTTTAAGAGAATGGTTTGAGAGTGAGAAAGAGGCTATTGATTAG